One window from the genome of Eucalyptus grandis isolate ANBG69807.140 chromosome 7, ASM1654582v1, whole genome shotgun sequence encodes:
- the LOC104453323 gene encoding organ-specific protein S2-like, whose translation MNPQVSFVVFIAILIFTGTAVARTDPGEYWVSIMKEEPMPEAIEGLLHVINPASDRPHLTSLPEKKEADCHGDDKLEDHKRLIGDFEPRPDVTAYGNDAKLQQKKFTEDIEPRPDVTAYGNDAKLQQKKFAEDFEPRPDVTAYGNDAKLQQKKFAEDFEPRPDVTAYGNDAKLQQKKFAEDFEPRPDVTAYGNDAKLQQKKFAEDFEPRPDVTAYGDDAQLKGKKPFVNTFEPRPDVTAYGQK comes from the exons ATGAATCCTCAAGTATCTTTCGTGGTGTTCATCGCCATCCTGATC TTCACTGGCACGGCAGTTGCTAGGACAGACCCGGGTGAGTACTGGGTGAGCATCATGAAAGAAGAGCCCATGCCAGAAGCAATTGAAGGCCTCCTCCATGTGATCAACCCTGCATCAGATCGACCTCATCTCACTTCTCTCCCCGAAAAGAAGGAGGCTGACTGCCACGGAGATGACAAGCTAGAGGACCATAAACGACTCATAGGTGATTTTGAGCCGAGGCCTGATGTCACAGCTTACGGGAACGATGCCAAGCTCCAACAGAAGAAATTCACGGAGGATATTGAGCCGAGGCCTGATGTCACGGCTTATGGGAACGATGCCAAGCTCCAACAGAAGAAGTTCGCAGAGGATTTTGAGCCGAGGCCTGATGTCACGGCTTATGGGAACGATGCCAAGCTCCAACAGAAGAAGTTTGCAGAGGATTTTGAGCCGAGGCCTGATGTCACGGCTTATGGGAACGATGCCAAGCTCCAACAGAAGAAGTTCGCAGAGGATTTTGAGCCGAGGCCTGATGTCACGGCTTATGGGAACGATGCCAAGCTCCAA CAGAAGAAGTTCGCAGAGGATTTTGAGCCGAGGCCTGATGTCACGGCTTATGGGGACGATGCTCAACTCAAAGGGAAGAAGCCATTCGTGAATACATTCGAGCCAAGACCCGACGTAACAGCTTATGGCCAGAAGTGA